TCCAAAGAACATAACGACATGTTTTCTTTGACAGATAGACCTAATACTAAGCCATCGCCTTTGCGATCCTCAGAGATATAAGCAATGCCATTTGCCAGCCCATCACGAGGAGAGATAGGGTTAATCATTTTGTTATTAAGTTTGATTGCGCCACACGTCATTGGTGCAGCACCGTAGATGATTTTCATTAACTCAGTACGACCTGCACCCATCAAGCCAGAGATACCAAGGATTTCACCGCGATCTAATGAGAAACTAACATTCTCAACACCAGGACCAGACACATCGAATAATTCTAATGATTTATCACCGTGTGTTGCATCAATACGAGGGTATTGCTCATCTAATCGACGGCCTACCATCATTTCAATTAAGGTATCTTCATCAATCTCGGCAACCACACGTTCACCGATGAATTTACCATCGCGAAGCACGGTAATGTCATCACAGATCTCAAAGATCTCTTTTAGACGGTGAGAGATATAAACAATGCCACAGCCTTCATCACGTAATTCATTAATCACTTTAAACAGAGATTCGGTTTCAGTATCGGTTAACGCATCCGTTGGCTCATCCATGATGATAACTTTCGATTTGAACGACAGTGCCTTTGCAATTTCAACCATTTGTTGCTCACCTAAACTCAATTCACCTAACAGTTGACGAGAGTGGTGTTTTACATTTAAACGGTTAAGTAGGGCGTCAGCATCGCTGTACATCTCAGCCCATTTGATGCCACCAAAGACATTGGTTTTCTCACGGCCTAAGAAGATATTCTCAGCAATCGTTAATTCAGGAATAAGATTCAACTCTTGGTGAATAATACTGATACCAGATTCTTGAGAATGCTTAGGACCATTAAAGTTAACCGCTTTACCTTCGTAACGTATTTCACCCGCGTCCATTGCATAAATGCCAGTGAGAGACTTCATTAAGGTCGATTTACCGGCGCCATTTTCGCCCATTAATGCCATTACTTTACCGGGATAAACATTAAGGCAAGCGCCATCCAATGCTTTCACACCGGGGAAGGCTTTTTCAATCCCTTTTAGTTCGAGAATGGGTTGATTCATGAGTGATCCTTTCATTATTTACTACTGTGTAAGTTGCTTAATCATCGACACTAGGGTGACTTAAAAAACAACTCCAGATTGAAAAATAACATTCGCGTAAGGAGTGCATTCACCAGTACGAACTATCGCTTTACTCTGGTGAGAATGTGATTTGAATTCTTCGTGAGGGATATAAGAAATCGTGATTGGTTTACCGCGTAATTCTTCTTCGATTTGGACAAGAGTCATTAGCTCATCATGCAATTGTGGGCTAACGGTTTTGAATTCTTGGGCAACAATTACGCCTTCAATTTGCATCTCAGCAAGCGTTGCTTTTACGGTATCAATGAAGGTTGGTATCCCCTGAATTAACGCTAAATCGATTCGTTGTGATCTGTCTGGAATAGGTAAGCCAGCATCACAAATTGTAATTTCATCGGTATGGCCTAGAGAGGCAATTATGTACGATAATTCAGCATTTAATAGTGTGTTTTTCTTCATGAGAATACCCTTGATTAATAATTGATGAGCATTTACTGCGTGTTTTATACTCATCGAAACGTTTGCGTAAACGTTTCGATGGTGAATTTAGAGCAATAAATGGCTTTTTGCATCAAGGAATGTAACTAAGTGTGATCGAGCGCAGAATTACAATTGATAGAGTGGTGAATAGGAGATCTTGGTCAAATTTTGGTGAGTGAACTAGTTATGAGGAGGGGGGCATTACTCAAGAATAATTTCAATAGTTTATTTTTAATTTGTTATTGATTAAGACTAGAATGCGTATTGTGTGCTTTATGATATTATGGTTAATCGGTGTTGTTCAGCACCAAAAGTAGGATTAATGTAAAACTAAACTCTTCATCGCT
The Aliivibrio salmonicida LFI1238 genome window above contains:
- the rbsA gene encoding ribose ABC transporter ATP-binding protein RbsA, whose translation is MNQPILELKGIEKAFPGVKALDGACLNVYPGKVMALMGENGAGKSTLMKSLTGIYAMDAGEIRYEGKAVNFNGPKHSQESGISIIHQELNLIPELTIAENIFLGREKTNVFGGIKWAEMYSDADALLNRLNVKHHSRQLLGELSLGEQQMVEIAKALSFKSKVIIMDEPTDALTDTETESLFKVINELRDEGCGIVYISHRLKEIFEICDDITVLRDGKFIGERVVAEIDEDTLIEMMVGRRLDEQYPRIDATHGDKSLELFDVSGPGVENVSFSLDRGEILGISGLMGAGRTELMKIIYGAAPMTCGAIKLNNKMINPISPRDGLANGIAYISEDRKGDGLVLGLSVKENMSLCSLDQLSKGIQLDHQAEVTAVEDFIRLFNIKTPSRDQIIGNLSGGNQQKVAIAKGLMTRPKVLILDEPTRGVDVGAKKEIYQLINQFKAEGMSIILASSEMPEVLGMSDRILVMHEGHISGEFMAKDADQEKLLACAVGKTVQQNVEVTA
- the rbsD gene encoding D-ribose pyranase is translated as MKKNTLLNAELSYIIASLGHTDEITICDAGLPIPDRSQRIDLALIQGIPTFIDTVKATLAEMQIEGVIVAQEFKTVSPQLHDELMTLVQIEEELRGKPITISYIPHEEFKSHSHQSKAIVRTGECTPYANVIFQSGVVF